The Candidatus Lernaella stagnicola sequence GAGACGTTGCTGGGTATAATGCACGTCGCGTTTTAGATCCGGGTTGTGCGGATCCAACTCCAACGCTTTCTTGAAATACGACAGCGCTTTCTCATCGTCGCCGACTTTCGCCTTCACTTGGCCAACCAGGCGCAGCATGTCCACACGCTTGGTGTCAGAGGCCAAAACCCGCTTGGCGACGGATTCCACGTCATCCCAGGTAACGCCTGGGTCTTCCAGCAGCTTGAACATGGCCTCGGCCAACTTGGCGCGATATTCGATGTTTTTCGGATCTCCGGCCGCGGCCTTTTTCAGGGCGTCAACCGCCGCCGCGTAACGTCGCTGTTCCAAGGCGATCATGCCGTCCTGATAGTCGAGCATCGCCTGCTTCTTTTTGTCGACGGGGCTTTCCTCGGCCGCTTCGCCGCCGGCCGGTCGTTGCGGCGCCTGCTTCGAGGACGCGGCCTCGCGCTCCAGTCGGTCGGAATAGCGGCGCCGCGTTTCAGGGTCGCGCAGGTTGTGGTAAGCCCGCTGCAACCGGCGGCTGACCGTCACCGACATCTTGCGCACGCGTTTGGGTGCGGCGAGTGTGAAGGTGTCGGGATGAAATTCCTTTTGCTGCTCTAAAAAGGCGCGGTGAATCTCGTCGGCAGACGCCTCGCGCGCCACACCGAGCAAGGCGAAATCATCCAGGTCGTCCATCTGGACGAAAAACGACTTCAACCTTCGCACGCGGTTTTCCTGGCGAGGGTCGACTTCCGGCGGTTCCGGGGTCGGCGGCGGCTGGGACGCGTAAGCCTCCAACTCCGGGTCTTTGGCCACCGCGGCCAGGCGCACGACGCCCAGCAGGTCCAAGGCGCGGATCAAGCGCAGGGCGGACATTAGCCCAAGCGTGCTGTCGCCGACCGCGTCGCCCAGGGTCATCTTGCCGTCGGCCGACGCGACGACTTGCCGTTCGGGCGGTGTCAGATGCTGTCGCGCCTCGGCGACCGCCTCCTGCGAACCGAAAAAAAGGAAGTGGGCTTTGTGCTGTTCGTACCAGCTTTCCAGCGGCGCCGTGTCGATATGGTCGCGGTACCCGTCGAGCACGACGGCGAAGGGTTCGCTTTCAAAGGTCGTGGCTTCCTCGGGGTATTGGGTGTCGCGGTCGATCCGGTATGAGCCGCGAGGCCAGGCGAAGCACCGCCCAATTTTCAGTCGGGTCTGCTGCACGAGGTGATAGTACAGGTCGTCGGAGGAGATGAGCCCCATCGCCGCCACGACGGTGCCGAAGCGTTTGCCGGTTTCGGCCATTTCGACCATCGCGTCTTTGTATTGCTCTTCGTTGATCACCCGGTCGTTGACCAACATGCGGCCCAGCGTTTCTTCGGGGATGTTCGATTTGACGAATACCGGTTTGCCGTCGCGGAAAAAGATGTGTTTGGCCTGATCCTCGCTCTTCACTTCCAGCAGGCAGGACTCGTTGTCGTCGCGAAATTTGACCAGTATGCCGCCGAGGATTTCGGGACTAAGCTCACCCTCCTCGAGCAGCGGATCGGGAAGCCGCGGTTCCGGAGCCGGCGGCTCGGGGGCCGGCGGTTTCGCCGGTTTTTCCGGCTGCGGTTCGCGCGGCGGCGGCGACTTCGGGGGCGGCGATTTCGGGGGCGGCGGCGGCACGATACGGTCGGCGGCCGTCGGTTTGCCGATGAGCCCGGCGATGGCATCGAGCAGTTTCACAACGGGAAACGGCCGCGAGAAATAGGCGTTGGCGTGGTAGCGATTGATGGCGTCGTGTTCCATGGCGCGGCTTTGATACACTTTGGATACGACGATGACCTTGACGTCCCACGTTTCGCCCTGCTCCTTGGCGATCTTGCACACCTGCAACCCGTTGACGCCTGGTATGAGCACCTCGACGACGACCAAATCGTGCCGGCGTTCGGTAAACATGCGCAAGCCTTCGGTGGAATCGCCGGCGCCGTCCACGTCATAACCGATTTTCTGCAGAACGCCGACCAGTTCCTCGCGCTCATGCCGATCGGGCTCGATTAAGAGGATAGTTTTAGGCCGCACTACACGTTCTCCAACTTGGCTAATTCTTGTTTGGCGCGCGCGTTGTCGGGGTTGTAATGCAGGGCTTGCTCGAACGAACGACGGGCCGCGTCGCGGTCGCCTTCCCGCAGGTGGATCATCCCGAGAAAGGTGTAGCCGCTATCCAGGACCGGGTTGATGCTCAGCGCCTGTTCGATCAAATCGCGGCCGCTCAAGCGGGCGTTATTCTCATCGGGTGCGCCCAGAAACGTCG is a genomic window containing:
- a CDS encoding response regulator encodes the protein MRPKTILLIEPDRHEREELVGVLQKIGYDVDGAGDSTEGLRMFTERRHDLVVVEVLIPGVNGLQVCKIAKEQGETWDVKVIVVSKVYQSRAMEHDAINRYHANAYFSRPFPVVKLLDAIAGLIGKPTAADRIVPPPPPKSPPPKSPPPREPQPEKPAKPPAPEPPAPEPRLPDPLLEEGELSPEILGGILVKFRDDNESCLLEVKSEDQAKHIFFRDGKPVFVKSNIPEETLGRMLVNDRVINEEQYKDAMVEMAETGKRFGTVVAAMGLISSDDLYYHLVQQTRLKIGRCFAWPRGSYRIDRDTQYPEEATTFESEPFAVVLDGYRDHIDTAPLESWYEQHKAHFLFFGSQEAVAEARQHLTPPERQVVASADGKMTLGDAVGDSTLGLMSALRLIRALDLLGVVRLAAVAKDPELEAYASQPPPTPEPPEVDPRQENRVRRLKSFFVQMDDLDDFALLGVAREASADEIHRAFLEQQKEFHPDTFTLAAPKRVRKMSVTVSRRLQRAYHNLRDPETRRRYSDRLEREAASSKQAPQRPAGGEAAEESPVDKKKQAMLDYQDGMIALEQRRYAAAVDALKKAAAGDPKNIEYRAKLAEAMFKLLEDPGVTWDDVESVAKRVLASDTKRVDMLRLVGQVKAKVGDDEKALSYFKKALELDPHNPDLKRDVHYTQQRLKKSGDKNWSLFGKKS